A part of Tardiphaga sp. vice304 genomic DNA contains:
- a CDS encoding fasciclin domain-containing protein, with protein MSKRIALLSFAAFSTLMISASFLQPATAKMMKGENTVMVGGAPMYPSKNIIENAVNSKDHTTLVAAVKAAGLVDTLAGPGPFTVFAPTNAAFNKLPKGTVATLVKPENRATLTKILTYHVVAGKMNAADLTDGKKLTTVEGEQLTVKRSGGKVFIVDAKGGMSRVTIADVNQSNGVIHVVNTVLMPG; from the coding sequence ATGTCCAAGCGTATTGCCCTGCTCTCTTTCGCCGCCTTCAGCACGCTGATGATTTCCGCGAGCTTCCTGCAGCCCGCAACCGCCAAGATGATGAAAGGCGAGAATACCGTGATGGTCGGCGGCGCGCCGATGTACCCGTCGAAGAACATCATCGAGAACGCCGTCAACTCCAAGGATCACACCACGCTGGTCGCAGCCGTGAAGGCCGCGGGCCTCGTCGACACTCTGGCGGGTCCGGGTCCGTTCACCGTGTTCGCGCCGACCAACGCCGCGTTCAACAAGCTGCCCAAGGGCACCGTCGCTACACTGGTGAAGCCTGAAAACAGGGCGACGCTCACCAAGATCCTGACCTACCATGTCGTCGCCGGCAAGATGAACGCAGCCGACCTCACCGACGGCAAGAAGCTAACCACCGTCGAAGGCGAGCAGCTCACCGTGAAGCGCAGCGGCGGCAAGGTGTTCATCGTCGATGCGAAGGGCGGCATGTCGCGGGTCACCATTGCCGACGTCAACCAGTCGAACGGCGTGATCCATGTCGTCAACACCGTGCTGATGCCTGGCTAA